A single genomic interval of Astyanax mexicanus isolate ESR-SI-001 chromosome 4, AstMex3_surface, whole genome shotgun sequence harbors:
- the LOC125801489 gene encoding zinc finger protein 239-like: protein MKTSPNMEKHQHSVKSFTKQSDLKNHQHIHTGDKPYYCSDCGKSFTRQSSLKVHQRIHTGEKPYQCSDCGRSFTKQNTLKKHHRIHTGEKPYHCSDCGRSFTQQSSLKNHQRIHTGEKPYYCSDCGRSFNKQSNLKKHQRIHTGEKPYYCSDCWRSFSEQGNLKKHQRIHTGKKPYYCSECGKSFTQQSNLKIHQRIHTGVKLYHCSDCGKNFSQKSVLQNHQRIHTGEKPYYCSDCRKSFTTQSDLKKHQRNHTG from the coding sequence atgaagacaagtcccaacatggagaaacatcagcactctgtcaagagttttactaaacagagtgatcttaaaaaccaccagcacattcacacaggagataaaccgtattactgctcagactgtgggaagagttttactagacagagtagtctcaaagtacaccagcgcattcacacaggagagaaaccgtatcaatgctcagactgtgggaggagttttactaaacagaatactctcaaaaaacaccatcgcattcacacaggagagaaaccgtatcactgctcagattgtgggaggAGTTTCactcaacagagtagtctcaaaaaccaccagcgcattcacacaggagagaaaccgtattactgctcagactgtgggaggagttttaataaacagagtaatctcaaaaaacaccagcgcattcacacaggagagaaaccgtattactgctcagactgttggaggagtttttctgaacagggtaatctcaaaaaacaccagcgcattcacacaggaaagaaaccgtattactgctcagagtgtgggaaaagttttactcaacagagtaatctcaaaatacatcagcgcattcacacaggagtgaaactgtatcactgctcagactgtgggaaaaattttagtcaaaagagtgttcttcaaaatcaccagcgcattcacacaggagagaaaccgtattactgctcagactgtaggaagagttttactacacagagtgatctcaaaaaacaccagcgcaatCACACAGGATAG
- the LOC125801161 gene encoding zinc finger protein 271-like, producing MKPSPDMEKHQHSVKSFTQQSDLKKHQHIHTGERPYHCSDCGKSFNQQSHLQQHQRIHTGVKPFHCSDCGKSFNQQSHLKSHQRIHTGEKPFHCSDCGRSFNQQSNLKIHQRIHTGVKPYHCSDCGKIFTTQSDLKQHQRIHTGEKPYHCSDCRKSFITQSKLKIHLRIHTGEKPYYCSDCGKSFNRLETVKRHQRIHTGEKPYHCSDCGKIFTTQSDLQRHQRIHTGVKPFHCSDCGKSFNQQSHLKLHQCIHTGEKPYHCSDCGKSFNQQSHLKLHQRIHTGVKPFHCSDCGKSFNQQSDLKKHQRIHTGEKPYHCSDCRKSFITQSKLNIHQRIHTGEKPYHCSDCGKSFTKQSNLKLHQRIHTGEKPYYCFDCGKSFTEQSKLKIHQRIHTGEKPYYCSDCGKSFNRLETVKRHQRIHTGEKPYHCSDCGKSFNQQSNLKLHQRIHTGEKPYHCSDCGKSFTTQSDLKKHQRIHTGEKPYYCSDCGGSFTQQSDLKQHQRIHTGEKNVPNLSHGKS from the coding sequence atgaagccaagtcccgacatggagaaacatcagcactctgtcaagagttttactcaacagagtgatctcaaaaaacaccagcacattcacacaggagagagaccgtatcactgctcagactgtggaaagagttttaatcaacagagtcatctccaacaacaccagcgcattcacacaggagtgaaaccatttcactgctcagactgtgggaagagttttaatcaacagagtcatctcaaaagtcaccagcgcattcacacaggagagaaaccgtttcactgctcagactgtgggaggagttttaatcaacagagtaatcttaaaatacaccagcgcattcacacaggagtaaaaccatatcactgctcagactgtgggaagatttttactacccagagtgatctcaaacaacatcagcgcattcacacaggagagaaaccatatcactgctcagactgtaggaagagttttattacacagagtaaacttaaaatacatctgcgcattcacacaggagagaaaccttattactgctcagactgtgggaagagctttaatcgactggagactgtcaaacggcatcagcgcattcacacaggagagaaaccatatcactgctcagactgtgggaagatttttactacccagagtgatctccaacgacaccagcgcattcacacaggagtgaaaccatttcactgctcagactgtgggaagagttttaatcaacagagtcatctcaaactgcaccagtgcattcacacaggagagaaaccatatcactgctcagactgtgggaagagttttaatcaacagagtcatctcaaactgcaccagcgcattcacacaggagtgaaaccatttcactgctcagactgtgggaagagttttaatcaacagagtgatctcaaaaaacatcagcgcattcacacaggagagaaaccgtatcactgctcagactgtaggaagagttttattacacagagtaaacttaatatacatcagcgcattcacacaggagagaaaccgtatcactgctcagactgtgggaagagttttactaaacagagtaatctcaaactgcatcagcgcattcacacaggagagaaaccgtattactgtttcgactgtgggaagagttttactgaacagagtaaacttaaaatacaccagcgcattcacacaggagagaaaccttattactgctcagactgtgggaagagctttaatcgactggagactgtcaaacgacatcagcgcattcacacaggagagaaaccatatcactgctcagactgtggaaagagttttaatcaacagagtaatctcaaactgcaccagcgcattcacacaggagagaaaccatatcactgctcagactgtgggaagagttttactacccagagtgatctcaaaaaacaccagcgcattcacacaggagagaaaccgtattactgctcagactgtggggggagttttactcaacagagtgatctcaaacaacaccagcgcattcacacaggagagaaaaatgtcccaaatttgtcccatggcaaatcataa